The following is a genomic window from Tetrapisispora phaffii CBS 4417 chromosome 12, complete genome.
GGATCAACTGGTGCTTTCGATGTCACGTTCGATGTATCCTGATCTGGTTCAGGATTAGCTGCTTGCAAGCCATCTATACGTTTTAGATTCAGTCTTAATGATGTAGGTCCATCGATGCCCAGTGATTCCAACGAATGATTGGCTAGATCTTCATATTTTATACTCTTTGAAAACACTTGCAGAGTTGTTAGTTTCTTATCATGTACCCAATTATATTCTTCAGCCAGTATGTCAATTACTTTATTTAGGCGTTCTAGATTATTTATGCTTGTGATAATTGGTGTTGACCCAGGAATTTGGAATCTGatctttattaatttacaTTCAGGCTCATCTAGAGACTCAATTTCTGATGTAGTCTTTTTTTGTAACTTCAACTTCACACCGGTTGGGACATTTAGTAACACCCATGGTATGTCCATCGCTATTGGAACATTTGAGCTAGTAAAATACCATTTCTGTACATCAGACTCTGATTCATACAATTTAAAGTGTTTCAAAGTTTCAACTAAAATGCTACTCAGTGAAGAgtttcttgaaatttttatccTAAAGGAATTAAACTTATAATCAACAACAACCAACGACATATTCACAACGATACGCTTCTTATTGACTACTACTATTCAATTTGATGAGCTTTGTATCTCaaactatttatatacGTTTTGTAACTTTGCCACTTTTTAACTCAGATTTAAACCTTTATATATGCCTTGAAATGTGATAAAGCCATTATTTGGAATTTCTCGAATTTCGAATTGTAAGAGCGTAATGGAACTTTTAAGAACAAGGGTTTCTTTGGTGTATAAGAAGACTTTGGAATTGACATTCAAGACAATTACAGGCGAGGATCGAGTTTTATGATCCTGGTTTTATagattataattaaatttggtCAAGTTTTGGCAAGAATAGCAGAATTTCAGGTCACAATAGCCAACACAGTTTGTAATGCTTCGCGATCCATCAATCAGATTAAGAAAAGCCATCATTGAAGGCAATGTATTGATAGTGAAGAGGCTACTGCGACGGTTCCCAGAACTTCTGACAAATATTAACCCTGATAATGGCTGGTCATCACTACATTATGCATCGTTTAATGGTAGATATTTAATTTGTGCATTTTTGATTCAGATGGGTCATGACAGACATGAGATATTAAAGACATTCGAACAGGATACATGTGTCCATTTAGCTATTTTGAATGGACATGAACAAACAGCACATTTATTACTTCAGCATTTTCCtcaattcattaacaaGAAGGGAAAATTTGGTAGAACACCAGTTCATATTGCATGCCTCCATGACTACAATCAATGTCTAAGTCTACTGATAGGGGTCGGTGCACAATTAGCGTTAGCAGATGATAATGGTGATATACCATTGCACATATGTCTGGCTCATGGTAGCATTAACTGCCTCAGGGTCTTGATTTTAGAAGGAGATAGTCGTAATGAACAAACCAGGAATAAAGATGGTTGGAAGCCAATTGATGTGGCAAAGACctttgaattgaaaaatttgtaTAAAACACTACTGAAGGATGTGCATGCTTCAGGgataaataaaatgtcaACTTATCAACCATTTAGGACCCCTGTACTGCCTCAAAAGTCAACATTCGAAGATGGCCCTTCCCCGATATATTCGCTAAATTCACCCACAGTTTCTCTTTATTCACAAGCTAATGTGTTAAACAATTTGTCTAGAATATCTAACGGTAGAAGAGCTTCCATTGCTAACAACATAACCACATCTCTAAGTAATGGTGGCTCTGGAAATACAGAAAGCAAAGAGGATTTAGTTTTACCATCGGGATTGAACTCAAATATATCTAACTcatttatcaataaaagTAGTACAAAATCACCAATCGCCAGAGCTGCAAGTTTCACTTCGTTGTTGACATCTGTTGATCCAATTTTTGGTAAGGGAAGCAGCAAGTCAGGTAGAGGAGACAGCATCACAAAAAGGGATATACATGTTTCCAACACGAATGCAACAAATTTCAATGGTTTAAAACTGGATAAACCACTAACAGGATCACCCTACAACCTTTCGTCACGCAAGAGTCTGAATTACTTAAGGGAGACAGAAGGGAACCCATTAAATACCAACCATGATGAATTAACACAAactattttcaaaagtaaTAGTAATACGAATCTTTTTAGTAAGTATCTGACCTCACGTAATAATGAGAAAGAGAATGCACCtctattattgaaaaacaatTCAAGTAATTCCGATTCAAGAAGCATTAAAAACGATAACAACATATACGAATCTACCATAGacaatataaatacaacGTCATCCTTAAAACCAAgtcataatatttattataagaaaaatattgaaaaaggTGAAGATTCGACGAATTTAGCACAGGGCTTAAATGGAAGCAACCTTAGCATCAATTCAAAATCCAAAACGCCAAAGGAAAAGCCTATATTACATAGAATTGATACATCAGATTTAAGAGTAAGCAGTGCTGGATCTGCAAGAAGGAAAATGTCcttattgaatatatctGTTGCAAAATTGAGAAAAGATGACACTGATAGTACACCTTCCAGTGATGAAGAGCAAGAAGTCAACAATACGCAACTGCATTGACTTTTATGGATAATCGGCATACATTTATAGACTTAAACATTACATAATTGTAAATACCGAATTCGGGTCTATGTATCagaatattaataaataaatggtCAAATTGGAACTAGCTATTTTTTAGAAACAAAAGCGACACCTTTCTCGATGTTCTTCTTTAAAGTTTCCTTGCATGTTTCCAACATTTGTTGTTCTTCAGCGGATAAATTACCAA
Proteins encoded in this region:
- the AVO2 gene encoding Avo2p (similar to Saccharomyces cerevisiae AVO2 (YMR068W); ancestral locus Anc_2.639) produces the protein MLRDPSIRLRKAIIEGNVLIVKRLLRRFPELLTNINPDNGWSSLHYASFNGRYLICAFLIQMGHDRHEILKTFEQDTCVHLAILNGHEQTAHLLLQHFPQFINKKGKFGRTPVHIACLHDYNQCLSLLIGVGAQLALADDNGDIPLHICLAHGSINCLRVLILEGDSRNEQTRNKDGWKPIDVAKTFELKNLYKTLLKDVHASGINKMSTYQPFRTPVLPQKSTFEDGPSPIYSLNSPTVSLYSQANVLNNLSRISNGRRASIANNITTSLSNGGSGNTESKEDLVLPSGLNSNISNSFINKSSTKSPIARAASFTSLLTSVDPIFGKGSSKSGRGDSITKRDIHVSNTNATNFNGLKLDKPLTGSPYNLSSRKSLNYLRETEGNPLNTNHDELTQTIFKSNSNTNLFSKYLTSRNNEKENAPLLLKNNSSNSDSRSIKNDNNIYESTIDNINTTSSLKPSHNIYYKKNIEKGEDSTNLAQGLNGSNLSINSKSKTPKEKPILHRIDTSDLRVSSAGSARRKMSLLNISVAKLRKDDTDSTPSSDEEQEVNNTQLH